A region from the Aegilops tauschii subsp. strangulata cultivar AL8/78 chromosome 5, Aet v6.0, whole genome shotgun sequence genome encodes:
- the LOC109777965 gene encoding triosephosphate isomerase, chloroplastic, whose translation MAAPSSLASSRLAAAAPAPQHHHHQNHQLRLGCSRRRAQRLVAMAGSGKFFVGGNWKCNGTKESISKLVSDLNAATLESDVDVVVAPPFIYIDQVKSSLTDRIEVSAQNTWIGKGGAFTGEISAEQLVDIGCQWVILGHSERRHVIGEDDQFIGKKAAYALSQNLKVMACIGELLEEREAGKTFDVCFKQMKAFADNITDWKNVVIAYEPVWAIGTGKVASPEQAQEVHAAVRDWLKTNVSADVASTVRIIYGGSVNAANCAELAKKEDIDGFLVGGASLKGPDFATICNSVTSKKVTA comes from the exons ATGGCGGCGCCGTCGTCCCTCGCCTCctcccgcctcgccgccgccgccccggccccgcagcaccaccaccaccagaaCCACCAGCTCCGCCTCGGCTGCTCCCGCCGCCGCGCGCAGCGCCTCGTCGCCATGGCCGGATCCGGAAAG TTCTTCGTCGGAGGCAACTGGAAGTGC AATGGAACAAAGGAATCCATTAGCAAGCTTGTCTCTGATTTGAATGCTGCCACACTCGAAAGCGATGTAG ATGTTGTCGTAGCACCGCCATTCATCTATATCGACCAGGTGAAGAGTTCACTAACTGACCGTATTGAGGTGTCTGCTCAAAACACATGGATTGGAAAAGGAGGAGCTTTCACTGGAGAGATCAG TGCGGAGCAGTTGGTGGACATTGGCTGCCAATGGGTTATTCTTGGTCACTCTGAGCGCAGACATGTTATCGGTGAAGATGATCAG TTTATTGGGAAGAAGGCTGCATATGCCTTGAGTCAAAATCTTAAGGTTATGGCATGCATAGGAGAACTGTTGGAAGAGAGGGAAGCTGGGAAAACTTTCGATGTCTGTTTTAAGCAGATGAAGGCTTTTGCAG ATAATATTACAGACTGGAAAAATGTTGTGATTGCGTACGAGCCTGTGTGGGCTATTGGAACTGGAAAGGTTGCTTCTCCAGAGCAAGCTCAAGAAGTTCATGCCGCTGTCCGTGATTGGTTAAAAACCAATGTATCAGCTGATGTTGCTTCTACCGTTAGAATTATCTACGGAG GTTCCGTAAATGCAGCAAACTGTGCTGAGCTAGCaaagaaggaagatattgatgGCTTCCTTGTCGGCGGTGCCTCTTTGAAG GGTCCGGACTTTGCCACCATCTGCAACTCAGTAACGTCGAAGAAAGTTACAGCCTGA
- the LOC109777958 gene encoding BTB/POZ and MATH domain-containing protein 2-like, with the protein MTGAAATELILPALRGAYQRAVHSFSSSSVRARPVTGTHLFQIDGYKLVHRMVDGSSIKSRKFRVGGIDWQAAYHPHARGLCVGAGLHLAGTNNSGKNSTAMCQVSILDRAGVPAFSRLIEPRDFHGMIYPDRSSWSVDVHDFVKREELLKWAEDHVDDDRLRLRYDVLVLQMQSESPVQGYLKDFWERLKN; encoded by the coding sequence ATGACAGGAGCCGCCGCCACCGAGCTGATTCTCCCGGCCCTGCGCGGCGCCTACCAGCGCGCCGTCcactccttctcctcctcctccgtccgCGCGCGGCCGGTGACCGGGACGCACCTCTTCCAGATCGACGGCTACAAGCTCGTGCACAGGATGGTCGACGGCTCCTCCATCAAGTCCCGCAAGTTCCGCGTCGGCGGCATCGACTGGCAGGCCGCCTACCACCCCCACGCCCGCGGCCTCTGCGTGGGCGCTGGCCTCCACCTCGCCGGGACCAACAACTCCGGCAAGAACTCCACCGCCATGTGCCAGGTGAGCATCCTCGACCGCGCGGGGGTGCCGGCGTTCAGCCGCCTCATCGAGCCGCGCGACTTTCACGGGATGATCTACCCTGACCGGTCGTCGTGGAGCGTCGACGTGCACGACTTCGTCAAACGGGAGGAGCTCCTGAAGTGGGCGGAGGACCACGTCGACGACGACCGCCTCCGCCTCCGCTATGATGTCCTCGTACTCCAGATGCAATCAGAATCTCCCGTCCAGGGCTACTTGAAGGACTTTTGGGAGAGACTTAAGAACTAA